A window from Carbonactinospora thermoautotrophica encodes these proteins:
- a CDS encoding cell division protein SepF, with protein MAGAMRKMAVYLGLVEDDERYDRYEEYDEYDEVDDGRAHRRDEVSRYEDDERASVAPLPDRRPVTAPTMQPVANEHTPYRITTLHPRTYNEARTIGEHFREGIPVIMNLTEMDDTDAKRLVDFAAGLVFGLHGSIERVTQKVFLLTPANVDVTAEDKARIAEGGFFNQS; from the coding sequence ATGGCCGGCGCGATGCGCAAGATGGCGGTCTACCTCGGCCTCGTGGAGGACGACGAGCGGTACGACCGCTACGAGGAGTACGACGAGTACGACGAGGTGGACGACGGCCGTGCCCACCGACGGGACGAGGTGAGCCGCTATGAGGACGACGAACGCGCGTCCGTGGCCCCCTTGCCCGACCGCCGTCCGGTGACCGCTCCTACGATGCAGCCTGTGGCCAACGAGCACACTCCCTATCGGATCACCACGCTGCACCCGCGCACGTACAACGAGGCTCGCACGATCGGCGAGCACTTCCGCGAGGGCATTCCGGTGATCATGAACCTCACCGAGATGGATGACACCGACGCCAAGCGGCTCGTCGACTTCGCGGCCGGCCTCGTCTTCGGCCTGCACGGCAGCATCGAGCGGGTGACCCAGAAGGTGTTTCTGCTGACGCCTGCCAACGTCGACGTGACGGCGGAGGACAAGGCGCGGATCGCGGAGGGCGGGTTCTTCAACCAGAGCTGA
- a CDS encoding YggT family protein, whose translation MSIVGQVLTIILWCYLLVLLFRLVMEYVFMFARSYQPRGLVLLILEVAYSLTDPPLKFLRRFIPPLRLGGVALDLSFLVLLLIVYILIDLAGALQRGSV comes from the coding sequence ATGAGCATCGTTGGTCAGGTCCTGACCATCATCCTGTGGTGTTACCTGCTCGTACTCCTCTTCCGGCTCGTGATGGAGTACGTTTTCATGTTCGCCCGCTCCTATCAGCCGCGCGGGCTCGTGCTGCTCATCCTCGAGGTGGCGTACTCCCTGACCGACCCGCCGCTGAAGTTCTTGCGCCGGTTCATCCCGCCGTTGCGTCTCGGGGGTGTGGCCCTGGATCTGTCGTTCCTGGTGCTCCTGCTCATCGTCTACATCTTGATCGACCTGGCTGGCGCGCTACAACGCGGTAGCGTCTGA